From Chryseobacterium gallinarum, one genomic window encodes:
- a CDS encoding VWA domain-containing protein, with product MFNFEFYSPWFLLLFLLFIPLLIKDAGRQKRKGVKVPTIKNMDHDGGIQVVLFLLKISKYIILSALIIAMARPRTFTVSQDRDDTKGVDIMLSIDVSLSMLAKDLNPDRITALKDIAIKFVQKRPNDRIGVVAYAAEAFTKVPVTSDHQVVIDEIKNLSSDGLEPGTAIGEGLSVAVNHLIKSKAKSKVIILMTDGVSNIQNAIPPQIAAELAKNNNIRVYAIGIGTNGYALMPTSQDIFGDLIFTETEVTIDENTLREVAQTTGGKYFRATSNSSLEEIYNEINQLEKSDVKVSKLYNYEEYFKIFLWIALAMLVLDALLRWVFYKIVS from the coding sequence ATGTTTAATTTTGAGTTTTACAGTCCATGGTTTTTATTGCTTTTCTTGCTGTTTATCCCCTTGCTTATTAAAGATGCAGGCAGACAGAAAAGAAAAGGGGTAAAGGTTCCCACGATTAAAAATATGGATCATGACGGAGGCATCCAGGTTGTTCTTTTTTTACTGAAGATCTCAAAATATATTATCCTTTCAGCATTGATCATTGCCATGGCCAGGCCAAGGACATTTACGGTTTCACAGGACAGAGACGACACGAAAGGAGTGGATATTATGCTGTCGATAGATGTTTCGCTGAGTATGCTGGCGAAAGATCTTAATCCGGACCGTATTACTGCGCTTAAAGATATTGCGATAAAGTTTGTTCAGAAACGTCCGAATGACAGGATCGGGGTGGTGGCTTATGCGGCTGAAGCCTTTACAAAAGTTCCTGTTACATCAGACCATCAGGTTGTGATAGATGAAATTAAAAATCTGAGTTCTGATGGGCTGGAGCCGGGAACCGCTATCGGGGAAGGCCTTTCCGTAGCCGTAAATCATCTGATTAAGAGCAAAGCCAAAAGTAAGGTGATCATCCTGATGACGGATGGGGTAAGTAATATTCAGAATGCCATTCCGCCCCAGATAGCTGCGGAACTGGCGAAAAATAACAATATCAGGGTATATGCAATTGGTATCGGGACCAATGGATATGCATTGATGCCTACTTCACAGGATATTTTTGGAGATCTTATCTTTACGGAAACAGAAGTGACGATTGATGAAAATACGTTGAGAGAAGTAGCGCAAACTACCGGAGGAAAGTATTTCAGGGCTACTTCAAACAGCAGTCTTGAAGAAATATATAATGAAATCAACCAGCTTGAAAAATCTGATGTAAAGGTATCCAAACTTTACAATTATGAAGAATATTTCAAAATCTTCCTTTGGATTGCCTTAGCGATGCTGGTTTTAGATGCATTATTAAGATGGGTGTTTTATAAAATTGTAAGCTGA
- a CDS encoding BatD family protein produces MRKILLILSFLICSNAFSQILSSNIEKKTIALGEVNRLVIKIDNLHEQQVISAPKNELLPFHFEEIKDSIGQNANTYERKIEFAVFEEGKFTIPELEFKVDGKILKTIPYELDVINTAQKADQINDIMKNKEVKLDVKDYWELYKFYILAAIALIALIIAIIMVVKWGKKSKKSPAVATNQTLKELDSLKKKRYIEEGNYRSFYVELIDISRKFITRQYRLPADVLLTDDLIEVMKKNNTISLDNEKVVEEVFLRGDLVKFAKTFPDQQTMEKDFADIREFVKKSSKDLEFENLRKDV; encoded by the coding sequence TTGAGAAAAATACTTTTAATATTATCTTTTTTAATCTGTTCGAATGCTTTTTCACAGATATTATCTTCCAATATTGAGAAGAAAACAATTGCTTTAGGAGAAGTGAATCGTCTTGTAATAAAGATTGATAACCTTCATGAGCAGCAGGTGATTTCTGCCCCTAAAAATGAGTTGCTTCCGTTTCATTTTGAAGAAATCAAAGACAGCATCGGGCAAAATGCCAATACCTACGAAAGGAAAATAGAATTTGCGGTGTTTGAAGAAGGAAAATTTACTATTCCCGAACTGGAGTTTAAAGTAGATGGCAAAATCCTTAAGACAATCCCTTATGAGCTTGATGTTATTAACACTGCCCAGAAAGCAGATCAGATTAATGACATCATGAAAAACAAAGAGGTAAAACTTGATGTGAAAGATTATTGGGAGCTGTATAAATTCTATATTCTGGCTGCTATAGCCCTTATTGCTCTGATCATTGCCATTATCATGGTGGTGAAATGGGGCAAGAAATCAAAAAAATCCCCTGCTGTGGCAACTAATCAGACACTCAAGGAGTTGGATTCACTCAAAAAGAAACGGTATATTGAAGAAGGTAACTATCGCTCATTCTACGTTGAGCTGATTGATATTTCCAGAAAATTTATTACCCGACAGTATCGTCTTCCGGCAGATGTGCTTCTTACCGATGATCTTATAGAGGTAATGAAAAAGAATAATACGATTTCTCTGGATAATGAGAAAGTGGTGGAAGAAGTATTCCTGAGAGGGGATTTGGTAAAATTTGCCAAAACCTTTCCGGATCAGCAGACCATGGAAAAAGATTTTGCAGACATCAGGGAGTTTGTGAAAAAATCATCAAAAGATTTAGAATTCGAAAACTTAAGAAAGGATGTTTAA
- a CDS encoding DUF58 domain-containing protein has translation MQIKDIVKKVKQIEIRTRKKTEAALMGQYHSAFKGQGMTFSEVRPYQFGDEIRRIDWNKTARFREPFVKVMEEERELTMMILVDISASMDYGTKNQLKREYVAEIAASLGFSAAGNNDKVGLILFADKVYKVIPPQKGRKHILSIISNILTADYVPAESKIDKALEYMMGIFKRKSLVFLFSDFEDEYDSKMLRVASKKHQLLGMRVYDEKDNEIPDVGYIRLYDAETGKQIWANTSSARWRYTFAEAQKQKLRALEEDFATSSASFMNVNTGTDYSKLLYNYFQKK, from the coding sequence ATGCAGATAAAAGATATTGTAAAAAAAGTAAAGCAGATAGAAATCCGTACCAGAAAAAAGACGGAGGCTGCTTTGATGGGACAATATCACAGTGCCTTTAAAGGGCAGGGAATGACTTTCTCTGAAGTACGCCCTTATCAGTTCGGAGACGAAATCCGGAGAATAGACTGGAATAAGACGGCGCGTTTCCGTGAACCGTTTGTAAAAGTAATGGAGGAGGAGAGAGAACTGACAATGATGATTCTTGTAGATATTTCTGCTTCGATGGATTATGGGACAAAAAACCAGCTGAAAAGAGAATATGTGGCTGAAATTGCTGCCAGTCTTGGATTTTCGGCGGCAGGAAATAACGATAAGGTAGGATTGATCCTGTTTGCCGATAAAGTGTATAAGGTGATACCACCTCAAAAAGGGAGGAAGCACATTCTTTCGATCATCAGTAATATTTTGACAGCAGATTATGTTCCGGCAGAATCCAAAATAGATAAGGCGCTGGAATATATGATGGGAATCTTTAAAAGAAAATCTCTGGTTTTCCTGTTTTCAGATTTTGAAGATGAATATGATTCCAAGATGCTGAGAGTTGCTTCCAAAAAACATCAGCTGCTGGGTATGAGGGTATATGATGAAAAAGATAATGAAATTCCTGATGTGGGATATATACGCTTGTACGATGCAGAAACAGGAAAACAAATATGGGCCAATACCTCCAGCGCCAGATGGAGATATACTTTTGCAGAAGCACAGAAACAAAAGCTGAGAGCATTGGAAGAAGATTTTGCAACCAGTTCGGCCAGTTTTATGAATGTAAATACAGGTACCGATTATTCAAAACTATTATATAATTATTTTCAAAAGAAGTAA
- a CDS encoding GNAT family N-acetyltransferase — MSEVVIRKAVQEDCASMLKLIRELAEYEKALHEVTITLEEFTEDGFGGSPVWGAFVAELDNEIVGISLYYDRYSTWKGRRLYLEDLVVTERMRGRQIGKLLFDATLEYGKSNHYSGMVFQVLNWNEPAINFYKKYSPKFDDEWLNVSIELKNEKSEIIS, encoded by the coding sequence ATGAGTGAAGTTGTTATCAGAAAAGCGGTTCAGGAAGATTGCGCTTCCATGCTGAAGCTGATCAGGGAACTTGCGGAATATGAAAAAGCATTACATGAGGTCACTATAACACTGGAAGAATTTACAGAAGATGGATTCGGTGGATCTCCGGTCTGGGGAGCGTTTGTGGCAGAACTGGATAACGAAATTGTTGGGATTTCACTATATTATGACCGGTATTCAACCTGGAAGGGAAGAAGACTGTATCTGGAAGATCTGGTAGTCACGGAAAGAATGAGAGGAAGGCAGATCGGAAAACTTTTATTTGACGCCACTTTGGAATATGGAAAATCCAATCATTACAGCGGAATGGTATTCCAGGTATTGAACTGGAATGAGCCGGCGATCAACTTCTATAAAAAGTACAGTCCGAAATTTGATGACGAATGGCTGAATGTTTCCATTGAGCTTAAAAATGAAAAGTCAGAAATTATAAGTTAG